The sequence GCTGCTGACGATCGAGGAGAACCTGCTGCTTCCCCTCGAGCTGAACGGCGTGACCGCGGCCGCGGGCCTGGCGAGGGCGCGCGGATTGCTCGAGCGGGTGGGCCTCGGCGGGCGCGGCGGCAGCCTGCCGGACCGCCTGTCCGGCGGCGAGCAGCAGCGGGTGGCCATCGCGCGCGCGCTCGTCCACGATCCGGCGCTGATCCTCGCCGACGAGCCGACCGGCACGCTCGACGCGGAGACCGCGACCGCGGTGCTGGCGCTCCTCGACGGCCTCGCGCGTGAGGCGGGCAAGACCGTCGTCATGGTGACGCACAGCCGCGAGGTGGTTGGTGTCGCCGACCGGATCTTCTCGGTCCAGCGCGGCGGCCTGGTCGCGCAGTCGACCGGGGCCGGCCCGTCGGAGCGGGGCGGCGGGTGAAGCGGCAGCTCGTCCGGATCGCGCTCCGACATCTCGGGCGCCACCCGTGGCAGGTCGGGCTGGCGGTGCTCGGCATCGCGCTGGGCGTGGCCGTCGCGGTCTCGATCGACCTCGCCAACCAGAGCGCGCGGCGGGCCTTCTCGCTGGCTACCGAGGCGGTCACCGGCCGCGCGACCCACCAGATCGTCGGCGGCCCGTCGGGGCTGCCGGACGATCTCTATCGCGCGCTGAAGGTCGATCTCGGAGCGCGCCTCGCCGCGCCGGTCCTGTCCGGTGACGTGGCCGCCGCCGACCGGCCCGGACGCACGTTCACCGTGCTCGGGATCGACCCCTTCTCGGAGGCCCCGTTCCGGCCGTACCTGGGCGAGGAGCGAGGCGCGGTCACGTCGGGCGCGCCGGGCGAGGCCACCGGCGAGCGCCGCCCGCCGCCGCCGCGCGATCGCCTCTCCACGGTGGCCGCCCTGGTCACGCGGCCGGGCGCGGTCCTGATCGCGCGAGGCACCGCGCGCGATCTGGGCCTCGCGGTGGGCGACCGGCTGGCGGTGCGCGCGGCCGGCGTTCCCCGCGAGCTGACGGTGGTGGGGCTGCTCGACCCCGGGGACCCGGCGAGCGCCCGCGCCCTCGACGGTCTGCTCGTCACCGACATCGCCAGCGCCCAGGCGATCTTCGGCGCGCCGGGACGGCTCGCGCGGATCGACCTGATCGTGGCCGACGACGCGGCCGGGCGCGCGCTGCTCGACCGCATCAGGCGCGCCCTGCCGCCGGGCGCGGAGGTCGTCGCCTCGGGCGTGCGCGCGGGCTCCACCGCGCAGATGATCCGCGCGTTCCAGTGGAACCTCACCGCGCTCTCGCTGCTCGCGCTGGTGGTCGGCATGTTCCTCATCTACCAGACCATGACCTTCTCGGTGGTGCAGCGGCGGCCGCTGATCGGCTCGCTCCGCGCCATCGGCGTGACGCGGGCCGAGATCTTCGCCCTCGTGATGGGCGAGGCCGCGCTGATCGGCGTGGTGGGCACGGTCGCGGGGCTCGCGCTCGGCTGGGCACTGGCCCGCGGGCTGCTCGGCCTCGTGACGCGCACCATCAACGATCTCTACTTCGTGCTCTCGGTGCGCGACGTCACCCTGGAGCCGCTGGCCCTCGCCAAGGGCGTGCTCCTCGGCGTCGGCGCCACCCTCGCGGCCGCGCTGGCGCCCGCGCTGGAGGCGACCGGCGCGCCGCCGCGCGTGGTGATGAGCCGGGGCGCGCTCGAGACGGGGGCGCGGCGGCTGGTTCCGCGGGTGACCGGGGTCGGCGTCGGCCTGCTCGCGGTCGGCGCCATCATCCTGGCCCTGCCCGGCGGCATCGTGAGCGGCTTCGCCGGCCTGTTCGTGTTGATGGTGGGCTGTGCGCTCGTGGCGCCGGCCTCGGCGCTCGGGCTGCTGCGGCTCCTGGACCCGGCCACGTCCGCCGCCTTCGGCATCCTCGGCCGCCTCGCCACCCGCGGCATCGTGGCCGCGCTGTCTCGCACCTCGGTGGCGATCGCCGCGCTGATGATCGCGGTCTCGGCGGCCATCGGCGTCGGGATCATGATCGCGAGCTTCCGCGAAGCGGTGGTGGGCTGGCTCGAGGGCACGCTGCGCGCCGATATCTACGTCTCGGCGCCGAGCCTGGTGGGCAACCGCCCGGACGCGACGCTCGATCCCGCGCTGGTGAGCCGTCTCGGGGCCACGCCCGGGGTGGCCCGCGTGGGCACGTCGCGCGGCGTGGTCGTGCCCGGCCCCGGCGGGCCCGTCCAGGTGGTGGCCCTCGACGTCGATCCGGCCCGGCCGCCGCGCTGGCGATTCCGCGACGGGAGCGCGGCGGCGGTGTGGGCCGACGACGGCGACACCGTGATCGTCTCGGAGCCCTACGCCAATCGACGGGGCGCGCGCGTCGGCCAGGCGGTCCGCCTGCGCACCGACCGCGGCGAGCGCGACTTTCCGGTGGGCGGCGTCTTCTACGACTACGGCTCGAGCGCGGGCGTGGTCGTGATGAGCCGCCGCACCTACGACCGCTTCTGGGACGATCGCCGCGTCTCGGGCGTCGCCATCGAGGCCGCGCCCGGCGTCGATCTCCCGCGCTTGATGGCCGCGCTCCGCGAGCGCGCGGGTGGCGGGCAGGAGGTCGTGGTCCGCTCCAACCGCGCCCTGCGCGAAGCCTCGCTCGAGATCTTCGATCGCACCTTCGCCATCACCTCCGTGCTGCGCACGCTCACGGTGGCGGTGGCCTTCATCGGCATGCTCGCCGCGTTGCTGGCGCTGCAGCTCGAGCGGGCGCGCGAGATCGCGGTGCTCCGCACGCTCGGGCTGACGCCGCGCCAGGTGTGGGGGCTCGTCACCGCCGAGACCGGGCTGATGGGGCTGCTGGCGGGCGTGCTCGCGGTGCCGGGCGGGCTTCTGCTGGCCGGCATCCTCGTGTTCGTGGTCAACCGCCGCTCGTTCGGCTGGACGATGCCGATCGATCCCTCGCCCGCGATCCTCCTCCAGGGCGTGGCCCTGTCCGTGCTGGCCGCGGTGCTGGCCGGCCTCTATCCGGCGTGGCGGATGGCGCGCGCGCTGCCGGCCGACGCGCTCCGCGATGAGTAGGCGGGCGCGGGCGGCCGTCGCCCTCGCGGCCATCGGGCTCGCGGTGGGCGCGATGGTGCTCGTGCGCCGGCCCGGCGGCGATGGCGCCGCGGAGCGGGGCGTCCAGGCGGCCCTGGCGGTGAGCGAGGCGCTCGCCCCCGCCGACTCCGCCGGATTCGCGCGCGCGACCGCGCCGCGGCCGTTCTCGTTCCCCGCCGACCACGGGCCACATCCCGAGTTCCGCACCGAGTGGTGGTACTACACCGGCAACCTGGAGACCGCGACGGGCCGCCACTTCGGGTTTCAGCTCACGTTCTTCCGCACCGCGCTGGCGCCG is a genomic window of Candidatus Methylomirabilota bacterium containing:
- a CDS encoding ATP-binding cassette domain-containing protein — protein: LLTIEENLLLPLELNGVTAAAGLARARGLLERVGLGGRGGSLPDRLSGGEQQRVAIARALVHDPALILADEPTGTLDAETATAVLALLDGLAREAGKTVVMVTHSREVVGVADRIFSVQRGGLVAQSTGAGPSERGGG
- a CDS encoding FtsX-like permease family protein, producing the protein MKRQLVRIALRHLGRHPWQVGLAVLGIALGVAVAVSIDLANQSARRAFSLATEAVTGRATHQIVGGPSGLPDDLYRALKVDLGARLAAPVLSGDVAAADRPGRTFTVLGIDPFSEAPFRPYLGEERGAVTSGAPGEATGERRPPPPRDRLSTVAALVTRPGAVLIARGTARDLGLAVGDRLAVRAAGVPRELTVVGLLDPGDPASARALDGLLVTDIASAQAIFGAPGRLARIDLIVADDAAGRALLDRIRRALPPGAEVVASGVRAGSTAQMIRAFQWNLTALSLLALVVGMFLIYQTMTFSVVQRRPLIGSLRAIGVTRAEIFALVMGEAALIGVVGTVAGLALGWALARGLLGLVTRTINDLYFVLSVRDVTLEPLALAKGVLLGVGATLAAALAPALEATGAPPRVVMSRGALETGARRLVPRVTGVGVGLLAVGAIILALPGGIVSGFAGLFVLMVGCALVAPASALGLLRLLDPATSAAFGILGRLATRGIVAALSRTSVAIAALMIAVSAAIGVGIMIASFREAVVGWLEGTLRADIYVSAPSLVGNRPDATLDPALVSRLGATPGVARVGTSRGVVVPGPGGPVQVVALDVDPARPPRWRFRDGSAAAVWADDGDTVIVSEPYANRRGARVGQAVRLRTDRGERDFPVGGVFYDYGSSAGVVVMSRRTYDRFWDDRRVSGVAIEAAPGVDLPRLMAALRERAGGGQEVVVRSNRALREASLEIFDRTFAITSVLRTLTVAVAFIGMLAALLALQLERAREIAVLRTLGLTPRQVWGLVTAETGLMGLLAGVLAVPGGLLLAGILVFVVNRRSFGWTMPIDPSPAILLQGVALSVLAAVLAGLYPAWRMARALPADALRDE